One window from the genome of Eucalyptus grandis isolate ANBG69807.140 chromosome 7, ASM1654582v1, whole genome shotgun sequence encodes:
- the LOC120285959 gene encoding probable sodium/metabolite cotransporter BASS5, chloroplastic isoform X2 translates to MFAVRVNSSERDFLEAFRRPAAIFARSINQFIEKPLLGYFFGMMSVAMVSLPTSIGAGIMLLSCISAAQLSNYATSLIDPSVAPLSIVMTSLSTATAVFVTPLLSLLLIGKRLPVHVKGMVSSILQIVVTPIAAGLLLNRLNTRLCYVHLLGSFSSLISHSLLLGSSLGFLMPYDHFCRHSVFVTALCVGAPLVMNVDSIISSFGLTILSLVIAFHLIAFVTGYFLPGFFFRKAPAVKALRRALSFETGMQSSLLALALGNRFFQDPLVAVPPAISVSENINCQQNFTFILFSKLMSLVS, encoded by the exons ATGTTTGCTGTGAGGGTTAATTCCAGCGAGAGGGACTTTCTCGAAGCGTTTAGGAGACCGGCTGCTATTTTTGCTCGCTCTATCAACCAGTTCATCGAGAAGCCTCttcttggttatttctttgGCATGATGTCCGTAGCAATGGTTTCGCTCCCAACGTCCATTG GTGCTGGGATTATGCTGCTGTCTTGTATCAGCGCGGCTCAGCTTTCTAATTATGCTACATCTCTGATTGACCCATCAGTGGCTCCTCTGAGTATTGTCATGACATCATTATCTACCGCTACGGCTGTTTTTGTGACCCCTTTATTGTCACTTCTTCTCATTGGCAAAAGATTGCCCGTCCATGTGAAAGGAATGGTTTCCAGCATTTTGCAGATTGTCGTCACACCCATCGCTGCAGGGCTGCTTCTGAATAGGTTAAACACTCGCCTTTGCTACGTACATTTGCTAGGGAGTTTCAGTAGTTTAATATCTCATAGTTTGCTTTTGGGTTCTTCCCTTGGATTTCTAATGCCATACGACCACTTTTGCCGCCACTCTGTCTTTGTGACGGCTCTATGCGTTGGAGCACCTCTTGTGATGAACGTCGATTCCAtcatttcttcatttggtttgaCGATCTTGTCACTCGTAATTGCATTTCATCTGATTGCATTCGTCACTGGATACTTCCTTCCCGGTTTCTTCTTCCGGAAGGCTCCTGCTGTAAAAGCATTGCGGAGAGCACTATCCTTTGAGACAG GAATGCAGAGCAGCCTTCTTGCGCTCGCTCTAGGAAATAGATTCTTTCAAGATCCACTTGTGGCTGTGCCTCCAGCTATCTCTGTAAGTGAAAATATTAATTGTCAACAGAACTTTACCTTTATCCTTTTTAGTAAATTAATGTCACTCGTCTCATAG
- the LOC120285959 gene encoding probable sodium/metabolite cotransporter BASS5, chloroplastic isoform X1: MSLISTRLRIQSTAPASAGKGISRSLSSQSHSQAGSRRLNRSRYYAPALGFRMFAVRVNSSERDFLEAFRRPAAIFARSINQFIEKPLLGYFFGMMSVAMVSLPTSIGAGIMLLSCISAAQLSNYATSLIDPSVAPLSIVMTSLSTATAVFVTPLLSLLLIGKRLPVHVKGMVSSILQIVVTPIAAGLLLNRLNTRLCYVHLLGSFSSLISHSLLLGSSLGFLMPYDHFCRHSVFVTALCVGAPLVMNVDSIISSFGLTILSLVIAFHLIAFVTGYFLPGFFFRKAPAVKALRRALSFETGMQSSLLALALGNRFFQDPLVAVPPAISPACLMMRADI; this comes from the exons ATGAGTTTGATCTCGACGCGCTTGCGGATCCAATCCACAGCTCCAGCAAGTGCAGGTAAGGGGATTTCTCGGAGCCTCTCGAGCCAGAGCCACAGCCAGGCCGGGAGTCGCCGGCTGAATCGATCCAG GTACTATGCACCTGCACTCGGGTTTCGGATGTTTGCTGTGAGGGTTAATTCCAGCGAGAGGGACTTTCTCGAAGCGTTTAGGAGACCGGCTGCTATTTTTGCTCGCTCTATCAACCAGTTCATCGAGAAGCCTCttcttggttatttctttgGCATGATGTCCGTAGCAATGGTTTCGCTCCCAACGTCCATTG GTGCTGGGATTATGCTGCTGTCTTGTATCAGCGCGGCTCAGCTTTCTAATTATGCTACATCTCTGATTGACCCATCAGTGGCTCCTCTGAGTATTGTCATGACATCATTATCTACCGCTACGGCTGTTTTTGTGACCCCTTTATTGTCACTTCTTCTCATTGGCAAAAGATTGCCCGTCCATGTGAAAGGAATGGTTTCCAGCATTTTGCAGATTGTCGTCACACCCATCGCTGCAGGGCTGCTTCTGAATAGGTTAAACACTCGCCTTTGCTACGTACATTTGCTAGGGAGTTTCAGTAGTTTAATATCTCATAGTTTGCTTTTGGGTTCTTCCCTTGGATTTCTAATGCCATACGACCACTTTTGCCGCCACTCTGTCTTTGTGACGGCTCTATGCGTTGGAGCACCTCTTGTGATGAACGTCGATTCCAtcatttcttcatttggtttgaCGATCTTGTCACTCGTAATTGCATTTCATCTGATTGCATTCGTCACTGGATACTTCCTTCCCGGTTTCTTCTTCCGGAAGGCTCCTGCTGTAAAAGCATTGCGGAGAGCACTATCCTTTGAGACAG GAATGCAGAGCAGCCTTCTTGCGCTCGCTCTAGGAAATAGATTCTTTCAAGATCCACTTGTGGCTGTGCCTCCAGCTATCTCT CCTGCATGTCTGATGATGCGTGCAGATATTTGA